Proteins from a single region of Calonectris borealis chromosome 14, bCalBor7.hap1.2, whole genome shotgun sequence:
- the PLEKHG3 gene encoding pleckstrin homology domain-containing family G member 3 — protein MPVPACPQRPALSPVLEPGRAMVEAAGGGAEPWAEGLRNSNNNASPGGWPGARGGHPLAPFGGAGAEPSYLGRVVLEIVESERTYARDLRSIVEGYLGKIIDAEEPVLRPEQVSALFGNIEDIYELSSTLLQNLESCASDPVAVAVCFVTRSQEFAIYTQYCNNYPSSVAALAECMRSKPQARFLRECQERLRHALPLGAYLLKPVQRILKYHLLLQEIAKHFEHKSGDDYEVVLEAIDTMTCVAWYINDMKRKHEHAIRQQEIQSLLLGWKGPDLTSYGELVLEGTFRVQRVRHERAVFLFDKTLLITKRRGDHYVYKSHIPCSSLMLIESTRDSLCFSLAHYKHGKQQHNLQAKSVEEKRVWTHHIKRLILENHHAIIPQKAKEAILEMDLFYPPRLPRCSPERLKKSWSCQPLGDPAAEPHQGRRQSEPFQCRDRAETLPDQLHGHMGRRQSEPAKQILRHLGEQGLKHAGSDGALLEVGEPPRHPRAWAVAEGMVEEEEEEEEEEEEEALGKGCQEELPRAGDLPVEPQEEQAGGHPLVPEGPKRPSSWGPGTCEKVSAALQPLPGGPGGPSTHPPTPLQAGSAVEHPEGPGAPEAPSSAGTPAPVLPGGEGEPERAAEDLQGLSSEEEEEEEEEGAAGSILPPSVLDQASVIAERFGGGGSFSRRSSLALEGPAGRPASRSGSTLSLDGGHPLEAGEPGGSRSTVPSPEPLAGARRESLLSSRDRLLLDKIKSYYGHAEHRDADFSVRRRESLSFIPKGLVRSSVSRLNGLPQPPASPEPPVQPAPGGPEASPEEPCQENGLQPPEPLLILEEDDLGAVGEGPPAGPPPRLLLTPPHPGTKVYQLARQYSLRIKSRRAARCAPAQAEKGDPSAGTPSVAVPRGGGLAAMPSPGAPRSPPSPGGAEPFAWPDVRELRARFGAPRPPPVSRSRSAPEGPCRGGRPAEKERGSGRSRSAEAGGGPSTPGPAPARHGSDGALWVAAEAPLGPGQRVLVLERLPAPAEPPTYVQIRSPTTREKICLKAVVERCKAYQASEEYRQRCSEPPDTPEPPRHGLVRDLRQKFQTLDAAS, from the exons ATGCCGGTGCCCGCCTGCCCACAGCGCCCTGCCCTGAGCCCGGTGCTGGAGCCCGGCCGCGCCATGGTggaggcggccggcggcggggccgagccgtGGGCCGAGGGGCTgcgcaacagcaacaacaacgcTTCCCCGGGGGGGTGGCCGGGCGCCCGCGGCGGGCACCCGCTGGCACCTTTCGGTGGcgccggggccgagcccagctaCCTGGGGCGGGTGGTGCTGGAGATCGTGGAGTCGGAGCGCACCTACGCCCGCGACCTGCGCAGCATCGTGGAG GGTTACCTGGGCAAGATCATCGACGCGGAGGAGCCGGTGCTGCGGCCGGAGCAGGTCAGCGCGCTTTTCGGCAACATCGAGGACATCTACGAGCTCAGCAG CACCctgctgcaaaacctggagaGCTGCGCCAGCGACCCCGTGGCCGTGGCCGTCTGCTTCGTCACCCGG AGCCAGGAGTTCGCCATCTACACCCAGTACTGCAACAACTACCCCAG cTCGGTGGCGGCGCTGGCCGAGTGCATGAGGAGCAAGCCGCAGGCTCGGTTCCTCCGCGAGTGCCAGGAACGGCTGCGGCACGCGCTGCCCCTCGGCGCCTACCTGCTCAAGCCCGTCCAGAGGATCCTCAAGTACCACCTGCTGCTCCAG GAGATCGCCAAGCACTTTGAGCACAAGTCGGGGGACGACTACGAGGTGGTGCTGGAGGCCATCGACACCATGACCTGCGTCGCCTGGTACATCAACGACATGAAGCGCAAGCACGAGCACGCCATCCGCCAGCAG GAGATCCAGtcgctgctgctgggctggaagGGGCCGGACCTGACCAGCTAcggggagctggtgctggagggcACCTTCCGGGTGCAGCGGGTGCGCCACGAGCGCGCCGTCTTCCTCTTCGACAAGACCCTCCTCATCACCAAGCGCCGCGGTGACCACTACGTCTACAAGAGCCACATCCCG TGCTCCTCGCTGATGCTGATCGAGAGCACGCGGGACTCGCTCTGCTTCAGCCTGGCTCACTACAAGCACGGCAAGCAGCAGCACAACCTGCAG GCCAAGAGCGTGGAGGAGAAGCGTGTGTGGACCCACCACATCAAGCGGCTGATCCTGGAAAACCACCACGCCATCATCCCCCAGAAG GCCAAGGAAGCCATCCTGGAGATGGACTTGTTCT AccccccgcgcctgccccgctgcagccccgaGCGCCTGAAGAAGAGCTggtcctgccagcccctgggCGACCCCGCTGCCGAGCCGCACCAGGGCCGCCGGCAGTCCG AGCCCTTCCAGTGCCGGGACCGTGCCGAGACGCTGCCGGACCAGCTGCACGGGCACATGGGGCGCAGGCAGTCGG AGCCTGCCAAGCAAATCCTGCGGCATCTGGGCGAGCAAG GTCTCAAG CATGCCGGCAGCGACGGGGCTCTCCTGGAAGTGGGggagcccccccggcaccccagaGCCTGGGCAGTGGCTGAGGGCAtggtggaagaggaagaggaggaggaggaggaagaggaggaggaggctttgggcaagggctgccaggaggagctgcccCGGGCCGGGGACCTGCCAGTggagccccaggaggagcag gctggggggcacccacTGGTGCCGGAGGGACCCAAGCGGCCGAGCAGCTGGGGGCCGGGCACCTGCGAGAAGGTCAGTgcggccctgcagcccctgcccgggggtcccgggggacccagcacccacccgCCCACCCCTCTGCAGGCCGGCAGTGCTGTGGAGCACCCCGAGGGGCCAGGGGCACCCGAAGCCCCGTCCTCGGCAGGGACCCCCGCACCGGTgctgcccggcggggagggggagccagAGCGCGCTGCGGAGGATTTGCAGGGGCTGAGCagcgaagaggaggaggaggaagaagaagaaggagctgCTGGCAGCATCCTGCCACCCTCGGTGCTGGACCAGGCCAGCGTCATCGCCGAGCGCttcggcggcggcggcagcttcTCCCGCCGCAGCAGCCTGGCGCTggaggggccggcggggcggccggccaGCCGCAGCGGCAGCACCCTCAGCCTGGATGGCGGCCACCCGCTCGAGGCCGGGGAGCCCGGGGGGTCCCGCAGCACCGTCCCCTCACCCGAGCCCCTCGCCGGAGCCCGCCGGGAGTCGCTGCTCTCCAGCCGGGACCGCCTGCTCCTCGACAAGATCAAGAGCTACTACGGCCACGCCGAGCACCGGGACGCCGACTTCAGCGTCCGCCGCCGGGAGAGCCTCTCCTTCATCCCCAAGGGGCTGGTGCGAAGCTCCGTCTCCCGCCTCaacggcctcccccagcccccggcgAGCCCCGAGCCCCCGGTCCAGCCGGCGCCGGGGGGGCCCGAGGCGTCGCCGGAGGAGCCGTGCCAGGAGAACGGGCTGCAGCCCCCTGAGCCGCTGCTCATCCTGGAGGAGGACGACCTGGGTGCCGTGGGCGAGGGGCCGCCCGCCGGGCCACCGCCGCGGCTGCTGCtgacccccccgcaccccggcacCAAGGTGTACCAGCTGGCACGGCAGTACAGCCTCCGCATCAAGAGCCGCCGCGCTGCCCGATGTGCCCCGGCGCAGGCAGAGAAGGGGGACCCGAGTGCCGGCACCCCCTCAGTGGCTgtgccgcggggcgggggtctggcGGCGATGCCCTCCCCGggtgccccccgcagccccccgagccCTGGTGGTGCCGAGCCCTTCGCCTGGCCCGACGTGCGGGAGCTTCGCGCCCGTTTcggcgccccgcggcccccgccggtGAGCCGCAGCCGCTCGGCGCccgaggggccgtgccggggcggccggccggccgaGAAGGAGCGGGGCAGCGGCCGGAGCCGGAGCGCCGAGGCAGGCGGggggcccagcacccccgggccggcgccggcgcggcatggcagcgacggggCGCTGTGGGTGGCGGCGGAGGCCCCCCTGGGCCCCGGGCAGCGGGTGCTGGTGCTGGAGCGGCTGCcggcccccgccgagccccccaccTACGTGCAGATCCGCTCGCCCACCACCCGGGAGAAGATCTGCTTGAAGGCGGTGGTGGAGCGCTGCAAAGCCTACCAGGCCTCCGAGGAGTACCGGCAACGCTGCTCCGAGCCCCCCGACACCCCCGAGCCCCCTCGCCACGGCCTCGTCAGGGACCTGCGGCAGAAATTTCAGACCCTTGACGCTGCCAGCTAG